From a region of the Buchnera aphidicola (Aphis fabae) genome:
- the rplA gene encoding 50S ribosomal protein L1 — protein sequence MIKIAKRMKKIKKNVEINKLYHIDELITLLKNSSKVNFIESIDIAVNLGINPKKSDQNIRGTTILPHGIGRIVKVAVFTQGENVEIAKKAGAEYIGMEELSEKIKKEGIMFNTVIASPDAMKVVTQLGHILGPRGLMPNPKLGTVTTNIAEAIKNAKTGQICYRNDKNGIIHATIGKINFENIQIKDNFNTFLESIKKSKPPQSKGIYIKKIVLSSTMGIGLTLDQSNLSL from the coding sequence ATGATTAAAATTGCTAAACGTATGAAAAAAATAAAAAAAAATGTTGAAATTAACAAATTATATCATATTGATGAATTAATTACATTACTAAAAAATTCATCAAAAGTAAATTTTATTGAAAGTATTGATATCGCTGTTAATTTAGGAATAAACCCAAAAAAATCAGATCAAAATATACGAGGAACAACTATATTACCACATGGTATTGGTCGTATTGTTAAAGTGGCTGTATTTACTCAAGGTGAAAATGTTGAAATAGCCAAAAAAGCTGGTGCAGAATATATTGGAATGGAAGAATTATCTGAAAAAATAAAAAAAGAAGGTATTATGTTTAATACTGTTATTGCATCACCTGACGCTATGAAAGTTGTAACTCAATTAGGTCATATATTAGGACCTCGTGGATTAATGCCTAATCCTAAATTAGGTACAGTGACAACAAATATTGCTGAAGCAATTAAAAATGCAAAAACAGGACAAATTTGTTATCGAAATGATAAAAACGGAATCATTCATGCTACTATCGGAAAAATTAACTTCGAAAACATTCAGATTAAAGACAATTTTAATACTTTTTTAGAATCAATAAAAAAATCAAAACCACCACAATCTAAAGGAATATACATAAAAAAAATTGTCTTATCTAGTACTATGGGAATCGGTTTAACTCTAGATCAATCGAATCTATCTTTATAA
- the rplK gene encoding 50S ribosomal protein L11 encodes MAKKIQSYIKLQVSAGMANPSPPIGPALGQKGVNIMEFCKLFNAKTENIEKGLPIPVIITVYSDRSFTFITKTPPASILLKKAAGIKSGSSKPKTEMKGKVTKLQIEEIANIKKKDMTGSNIQNMIQSIKGTAKSMGLIIED; translated from the coding sequence ATGGCAAAAAAAATACAATCTTACATAAAACTTCAAGTATCTGCTGGCATGGCAAATCCAAGTCCTCCAATAGGTCCTGCATTGGGACAAAAAGGAGTAAATATTATGGAATTTTGTAAACTATTTAATGCAAAAACAGAAAATATAGAAAAAGGATTACCTATACCAGTAATTATAACAGTATATTCTGACCGTTCATTTACATTTATAACTAAAACACCTCCAGCTTCTATCTTATTAAAAAAAGCCGCTGGAATTAAATCGGGATCTAGTAAACCGAAAACAGAAATGAAAGGTAAAGTAACAAAATTACAAATTGAAGAAATAGCTAATATCAAAAAAAAAGACATGACTGGTTCAAATATTCAAAATATGATTCAATCTATCAAAGGAACAGCTAAATCTATGGGTTTGATCATCGAGGATTAA
- the rplJ gene encoding 50S ribosomal protein L10: MALNLNKKKTIVSKINQISNSALSAVIANSQGISVNQINQLRQSGRKLGVKMSIVRNTLLSLAIKNTAFECLKKIIKGSTFIAYSTNHPGSGARLFKKFEKKNKQFKITGAVFEGKLLSNLEINQLADMPTYEEAIAKLLLILKISAAGKLIYTLSAIKQKKETS, from the coding sequence ATGGCGTTAAATCTTAACAAAAAAAAAACAATTGTTTCTAAAATAAATCAAATTTCTAATTCAGCTTTATCAGCTGTAATTGCAAACTCTCAAGGAATTTCTGTAAATCAAATAAATCAATTAAGACAGTCAGGACGTAAATTAGGCGTAAAAATGAGTATTGTACGTAATACTCTATTATCTTTAGCAATTAAAAATACAGCTTTTGAATGTTTAAAAAAAATTATAAAAGGTTCTACTTTTATAGCTTATTCTACAAATCATCCAGGTAGCGGAGCTAGATTATTTAAAAAATTTGAAAAAAAAAATAAACAATTTAAAATTACAGGAGCAGTATTTGAAGGTAAACTATTATCTAATTTAGAAATAAATCAACTTGCAGATATGCCAACTTATGAAGAAGCAATAGCAAAACTTTTATTAATATTAAAAATATCAGCTGCTGGAAAACTTATTTATACATTATCTGCTATAAAACAGAAAAAAGAAACCTCTTAA
- the rpoC gene encoding DNA-directed RNA polymerase subunit beta', with protein sequence MKDLLKFLKAQTKTEDFDAIKISLASPDVIRSWSFGEVKKPETINYRTFKPERDGLFCARIFGPVKDYECLCGKYKRLKHRGVICEKCGVEVTQSKVRRERMGHIELSSPTAHIWFLKSLPSRIGLLLDMPLRDIERVLYFESYVVINPGMTHLEKNQILTEEQYLDALEEFGDEFHATMGAEAIQLLLKNMHLIKECENLRIELNETNSETKRKKLTKRIKLIESFLQSNNKPEWMILTVLPVLPPDLRPLVPLDGGRFATSDLNDLYRRVINRNNRLKRLLDLAAPDIIVRNEKRMLQEAVDALLDNGRRGRAITGSNKRPLKSLADMIKGKQGRFRQNLLGKRVDYSGRSVITVGPYLRLHQCGLPKKMALELFKPFIYGKLEVRGLATTIKAAKKMVEREESVVWDILDEVIREHPVLLNRAPTLHRLGIQAFEPVLIEGKAIQLHPLVCAAYNADFDGDQMAVHVPLTLEAQLEARALMMSTNNILSPANGEPIIVPSQDVVLGLYYMTREKINGKGEGMFLNGSHEAEKIYHLGIAELHSLIKIRIIEYQKNENNELIPVKKIVNTTIGRAILWMIVPKGLPFSMVNQTLGKKDISKMLNICYRILGLKPTVTFADQIMYTGFAYAARSGASVGINDMVIPEKKSNIIYEAEIEVAEIQEQFQSGLVTAGERYNKVIDIWAAANERVAKAMMENLSTELVLNKKGKLKKQISFNSIFMMADSGARGSAAQIRQLAGMRGLMAKPDGSIIETPITANFREGLNVLQYFISTHGARKGLADTALKTANSGYLTRRLVDVAQDLVVTKKDCGTHEGIIMTPLIEGGDVKEALRERVLGRVTAENILHPNTKKILIERNTLLNEKWCDLLEKNSIDTIKVRSVVNCDTDFGVCAYCYGRDLARGNLVNKGEAIGVIAAQSIGEPGTQLTMRTFHIGGAASRAATESSIQIKNKGIINLNNAKSVTNSSGKIVITSRNVELNIIDKFGRTKESYKIPYGSIMAKKNGEEVTSGETIAKWDPHTIPVITEVNGFVRFVDMIDGQSITRQADELTGLSSIVVLDTAERMTIGKDLRPSLKIIDEKGNDVLISGTEMPAQYFLPGKAIVQLNDGVKISSGDTLARVPQESGGTKDITGGLPRVADLFEARRPKELAILAEISGIVSFGKETKGKRRLIITPVDGNDSYEEMIPKWRQLNVFEGERVERGDVISDGPESPHDILRLRGVQAVTKYIVNEVQEVYRLQGVKINDKHIEVIVRQMLRKATIIKSGNSDFLDGEQVEFSRIKISNRILNKKNKMPATFSRDLLGITKASLATESFISAASFQETTRVLTESAVAGKKDELRGLKENVIVGRLIPAGTGYAYHKERLNRRKTTNNNHTLNNSNNNSSSQVSAEEASASLSELLNSTLT encoded by the coding sequence GTGAAAGATTTACTAAAATTTTTAAAAGCCCAAACTAAAACCGAAGATTTTGATGCTATCAAAATTTCATTAGCATCACCAGATGTAATTAGATCTTGGTCATTCGGTGAAGTTAAAAAACCAGAAACGATTAACTATCGTACATTTAAACCAGAAAGAGACGGATTGTTTTGTGCACGTATTTTTGGTCCAGTTAAAGATTATGAATGTCTATGCGGAAAGTATAAAAGATTAAAACATCGAGGTGTTATTTGTGAAAAATGCGGTGTTGAAGTTACACAAAGTAAAGTAAGACGTGAACGAATGGGTCATATAGAACTTTCATCTCCTACAGCTCATATTTGGTTTTTAAAGTCATTACCATCACGTATAGGTTTATTATTAGATATGCCATTAAGAGATATTGAAAGAGTACTCTATTTTGAATCCTATGTTGTTATTAATCCAGGTATGACTCATCTTGAAAAAAATCAAATTTTAACAGAAGAACAATATTTAGATGCATTAGAAGAATTTGGAGATGAATTTCATGCAACAATGGGTGCAGAAGCAATCCAATTATTACTAAAAAATATGCATTTAATAAAAGAATGTGAAAACTTAAGAATAGAATTAAATGAAACAAATTCTGAAACAAAACGAAAAAAATTAACAAAAAGAATTAAACTAATCGAATCATTTCTACAATCTAATAATAAACCAGAGTGGATGATTCTTACTGTTTTACCAGTACTACCTCCTGATTTAAGACCATTAGTACCGTTAGATGGTGGTAGATTTGCAACATCTGATCTAAATGATTTATATCGAAGAGTTATTAATAGAAATAATCGATTAAAAAGACTATTAGATTTAGCTGCTCCTGATATTATTGTTCGAAATGAAAAAAGAATGTTACAAGAAGCAGTAGATGCACTCCTAGATAATGGAAGAAGAGGAAGAGCTATTACAGGATCTAATAAAAGACCTCTTAAATCTTTAGCTGATATGATCAAAGGCAAACAAGGTAGATTTCGTCAAAATTTACTTGGAAAACGTGTAGATTACTCAGGCAGGTCAGTTATTACTGTTGGCCCTTATCTACGACTACATCAATGTGGTTTGCCTAAAAAAATGGCTTTAGAACTTTTTAAACCATTTATATACGGAAAATTAGAAGTACGAGGTTTAGCAACCACCATAAAAGCTGCAAAAAAAATGGTAGAAAGAGAAGAATCTGTAGTTTGGGATATATTGGATGAAGTAATTCGAGAACATCCAGTATTATTAAATCGAGCACCAACGTTACATAGATTAGGTATTCAAGCATTTGAACCTGTTTTAATAGAAGGAAAAGCAATTCAATTACATCCATTGGTTTGTGCTGCTTATAACGCTGATTTTGATGGTGATCAAATGGCTGTTCACGTTCCATTAACACTAGAAGCTCAATTAGAAGCTCGAGCGTTAATGATGTCTACAAATAATATTTTATCACCAGCTAATGGAGAACCAATTATCGTACCTTCTCAGGATGTAGTTTTAGGGTTGTATTACATGACTCGAGAAAAAATAAATGGTAAAGGAGAAGGTATGTTTTTAAATGGTTCTCATGAAGCAGAAAAAATATATCATTTAGGTATTGCTGAACTACATTCTTTAATTAAAATAAGAATAATAGAATATCAAAAAAATGAAAATAACGAGTTAATCCCTGTAAAAAAAATAGTTAATACTACTATAGGAAGAGCAATTTTATGGATGATTGTTCCTAAAGGTTTACCATTTAGTATGGTTAATCAAACTTTAGGCAAAAAAGATATTTCTAAAATGTTAAATATATGTTATCGAATTTTAGGCTTAAAACCTACTGTTACTTTTGCCGATCAAATTATGTATACTGGTTTTGCTTATGCAGCAAGATCAGGAGCATCTGTCGGTATTAATGATATGGTTATACCAGAAAAAAAATCAAATATTATTTATGAAGCAGAAATTGAAGTTGCTGAAATACAAGAACAATTTCAATCTGGTTTAGTTACAGCAGGAGAAAGATATAATAAAGTTATTGATATTTGGGCTGCAGCAAATGAAAGAGTAGCAAAAGCAATGATGGAAAATTTATCTACAGAATTAGTTTTAAATAAAAAAGGAAAATTAAAAAAACAAATTTCTTTTAACAGTATATTTATGATGGCTGATTCAGGAGCAAGAGGATCTGCAGCTCAAATTCGTCAATTAGCTGGAATGCGTGGTTTAATGGCTAAGCCTGACGGTTCTATTATTGAAACTCCAATTACAGCAAACTTTAGAGAAGGTTTGAATGTATTACAATATTTTATTTCCACTCATGGAGCTCGAAAAGGATTAGCTGATACAGCATTAAAAACTGCTAATTCTGGTTATTTAACCCGTCGTCTTGTAGATGTAGCACAAGATTTAGTTGTTACAAAAAAAGATTGTGGGACACATGAAGGAATTATAATGACTCCATTAATCGAAGGTGGAGATGTTAAGGAAGCATTACGTGAAAGAGTTTTGGGTCGAGTAACTGCAGAAAACATATTACATCCTAATACTAAAAAAATACTAATTGAACGAAATACATTATTAAACGAAAAATGGTGTGATCTATTAGAAAAAAATTCTATTGATACTATCAAAGTAAGATCAGTAGTTAATTGTGATACCGATTTTGGTGTATGTGCATACTGTTATGGTCGAGATTTAGCAAGAGGTAATTTAGTTAATAAAGGAGAGGCAATAGGAGTAATTGCTGCTCAATCTATAGGAGAACCTGGTACTCAGTTAACTATGAGGACTTTTCATATTGGAGGAGCTGCATCAAGAGCAGCAACTGAATCTAGTATACAAATTAAAAATAAAGGCATTATAAATCTTAATAATGCAAAGTCTGTAACTAATTCTTCAGGGAAAATAGTTATAACATCAAGAAATGTAGAATTAAATATTATTGATAAATTTGGAAGAACAAAAGAAAGCTATAAAATACCTTACGGATCTATAATGGCTAAAAAAAATGGAGAAGAAGTTACTTCTGGAGAAACTATAGCGAAATGGGATCCACATACTATACCAGTAATTACAGAAGTAAATGGATTTGTTCGTTTTGTAGATATGATAGATGGTCAAAGTATTACAAGACAAGCAGATGAGTTAACCGGATTATCTTCAATAGTAGTTTTAGACACAGCTGAAAGAATGACTATTGGTAAAGATTTGAGACCTTCATTAAAAATTATTGATGAAAAAGGAAACGATGTACTTATTTCAGGAACAGAAATGCCTGCTCAATATTTTTTACCTGGAAAAGCAATCGTACAATTAAATGATGGTGTTAAAATCAGTTCAGGTGATACTTTAGCAAGAGTACCTCAAGAATCAGGAGGAACTAAAGATATCACTGGAGGATTGCCAAGAGTCGCAGATTTATTTGAAGCAAGACGTCCAAAAGAACTAGCTATTTTAGCTGAAATTAGTGGGATTGTTTCATTTGGAAAGGAAACAAAAGGGAAAAGAAGATTAATTATTACTCCAGTAGATGGCAATGATTCATATGAAGAAATGATTCCAAAATGGAGACAGTTAAATGTCTTCGAAGGTGAACGAGTCGAACGAGGCGATGTTATCTCTGATGGTCCAGAATCACCACATGATATTCTTCGTTTACGAGGTGTACAAGCTGTAACTAAATATATAGTCAATGAAGTACAAGAAGTATATCGTTTACAAGGTGTAAAAATTAATGATAAACATATTGAAGTTATCGTTAGACAGATGCTTAGAAAAGCAACAATAATTAAATCGGGAAATTCAGATTTTTTAGATGGAGAACAAGTTGAATTTTCAAGAATAAAAATTTCAAATCGTATATTAAATAAAAAAAATAAAATGCCAGCTACTTTTTCAAGAGATTTATTAGGAATTACTAAAGCATCGTTAGCAACTGAATCATTTATATCTGCTGCATCTTTTCAAGAAACAACTAGAGTCTTAACAGAATCAGCAGTAGCGGGAAAAAAAGACGAACTACGAGGATTAAAAGAAAATGTCATTGTTGGTCGTTTAATTCCAGCAGGTACTGGATATGCATATCATAAAGAACGATTAAATCGTCGTAAAACTACAAATAATAATCATACATTAAATAATAGCAATAATAATTCATCTTCACAAGTTAGCGCAGAAGAAGCATCTGCAAGTTTATCTGAGTTATTAAACTCTACTCTTACATAG
- the rpoB gene encoding DNA-directed RNA polymerase subunit beta, which produces MVYSYTEKKRIRKDFGKRPQILDIPYLLSIQLNSYKKFIKIDPEGQHGLEAAFQSVFPIRGYNGNSELQYVSYRLGEATFDVKECQIRGATYSAPLRVKLRLVIYERDILEPTVKDIKEQEVYMGEIPLMTNNGTFIINGTERVVVSQLHRSPGVFFDSDKGKTHSSGKVLYNARIIPYRGSWLDFEFDPKDNLFVRIDRRRKLPVTIILRALEYDTEEILNLFFEKNIFKIDNNKIELELVSERLRGETASFDIQKNGKIYIKKGRRITARHIQELNRSKIQSIIVPVEYILGRIVSKNYLNPITKEIIISANTELSLETLTKLRKLNFSYIETLFTNDLDHGPYISETLRIDSSYDRTSALMEIYRVMRPGEPLTKEATENLFENLFFSEDRYDLSSVGRMKFNRSLSRKKIEGLGTLNKEDIIDVIKKLIDIRNGKGEVDDIDHLGNRRIRSVGEMAENQFRLGLVRVERAVKERLSVGDLETLIPQDMINAKPISAAVKEFFGSSQLSQFMDQNNPLSEITHKRRISALGLGGLTRERAGFEVRDVHPTHYGRVCPIETPEGPNIGLINSLSVYARTNSYGFLETPYRKVKNRFVTKEIHYLSAIEEGNYIIAQANTNIDKNNFFIDDLVTCRHKGESSLFNCNQVDYMDVSTQQIVSVGASLIPFLEHDDANRALMGANMQRQAVPTLKTDKPLVGTGMERAVAVDSGVTIVAKRSGIVQYVDASRIIIKVHENETYLGEAGIDIYNLTKYTRSNQNTCINQKPCVQLNEKINKGDVLADGPSTDLGELALGQNMRVAFMPWNGYNFEDSILVSEKVVQEDRFTTIHIQELSCISRDTKLGPEEISSDIPNVGEAALCKLDESGIVYIGAEIKGGDILVGKVTPKGETQLTPEEKLLRAIFGEKASDVKDSSLRVPNGVSGTVIDVQIFTRDGVKKDKRALEIEDMQLKKARKDLTEEFKIFQLSLFLKIKKTLLSFNIEIEHLNQLPFEKWLSINVQKEDQKQKIEEFVQQHNELKKEFEKKIEIKRRKITQGDDLAPGVLKIVKVYLAVKRQIQPGDKMAGRHGNKGVISKINPIEDMPYDENGIPVDIVLNPLGVPSRMNIGQILETHLGMAAKGIGDQINNMLKKQEKISHLRKFIQKTFDLGENLRQKVNLEEFSNEEVLHLAQNLRKGVPIATPVFDGAKENEIKQMLKFANLPISGQIFLFDGRTGERFERPVTVGYMYMLKLNHLVDDKMHARSTGSYSLVTQQPLGGKAQFGGQRFGEMEVWALEAYGASYTLQEMLTVKSDDVNGRTKMYKNIVDGNHQMEPGMPESFNVLLKEIRSLGINIELENE; this is translated from the coding sequence ATGGTTTACTCTTATACCGAAAAAAAACGTATTCGTAAAGATTTTGGAAAACGTCCTCAAATTTTGGATATACCATATCTTCTTTCAATTCAACTTAATTCTTATAAAAAATTTATCAAAATAGACCCAGAAGGACAACATGGATTAGAAGCAGCTTTTCAATCAGTATTTCCTATACGTGGTTATAATGGAAATTCTGAATTACAATATGTAAGTTATAGATTAGGAGAGGCAACATTTGATGTTAAAGAATGTCAAATACGAGGTGCTACTTATTCTGCTCCATTAAGAGTCAAATTAAGATTAGTTATTTATGAACGTGATATATTAGAACCGACAGTTAAAGATATTAAAGAACAAGAAGTATATATGGGTGAAATACCATTAATGACAAATAATGGAACTTTCATAATTAATGGTACAGAAAGAGTTGTTGTATCTCAATTACACCGAAGTCCTGGTGTATTTTTTGATAGTGATAAAGGAAAAACACATTCTTCAGGAAAAGTTTTATATAATGCTCGTATTATTCCTTACAGAGGATCATGGTTAGATTTTGAATTTGATCCAAAAGATAATTTATTTGTTAGAATTGATAGACGCAGAAAATTACCAGTCACTATTATTTTACGTGCTCTTGAATATGACACAGAAGAAATATTAAATTTATTTTTTGAAAAAAATATTTTTAAAATAGATAATAATAAAATTGAATTAGAATTAGTTTCAGAAAGACTTCGAGGTGAAACTGCTTCTTTTGATATTCAAAAAAATGGGAAAATATATATTAAAAAAGGGCGTCGTATTACTGCTCGACATATTCAAGAATTAAATAGATCTAAAATTCAATCTATTATAGTACCAGTAGAATATATTCTAGGAAGAATAGTCTCAAAAAACTACTTAAATCCAATAACAAAAGAAATAATTATCTCAGCTAATACAGAATTATCTTTAGAAACACTAACAAAATTACGTAAATTAAATTTTTCATATATTGAGACACTTTTTACTAATGATTTAGATCATGGTCCATATATTTCTGAAACACTTCGTATTGATTCGTCATACGATAGAACAAGTGCATTAATGGAAATTTATCGCGTAATGAGACCTGGAGAACCCCTTACCAAAGAAGCTACAGAAAATTTATTTGAAAACTTATTTTTTTCTGAAGATCGATATGATCTTTCATCTGTTGGACGTATGAAATTTAACAGATCTTTATCACGTAAAAAAATCGAAGGACTAGGAACATTAAATAAAGAAGATATAATTGATGTAATAAAAAAATTAATTGACATCCGAAATGGAAAAGGAGAAGTAGATGATATCGATCATTTAGGAAATAGACGAATTAGATCAGTAGGAGAAATGGCAGAAAATCAATTTAGACTTGGTTTAGTCAGAGTAGAAAGAGCTGTAAAAGAAAGGTTGTCAGTAGGAGATTTAGAAACTTTAATACCACAAGATATGATCAACGCCAAGCCAATATCTGCAGCTGTAAAAGAGTTTTTTGGTTCCAGTCAATTATCTCAATTTATGGATCAAAATAATCCTTTATCAGAAATTACACATAAACGAAGAATTTCAGCTTTAGGATTAGGCGGTTTAACTAGAGAAAGAGCTGGTTTTGAAGTAAGAGATGTTCATCCAACACATTATGGTCGAGTTTGTCCAATAGAAACACCAGAAGGGCCTAATATTGGATTAATTAATTCTTTATCAGTATATGCAAGAACTAATTCATATGGTTTTTTAGAAACACCTTATAGAAAAGTAAAAAATAGATTCGTGACAAAAGAAATTCACTATTTATCTGCAATAGAAGAAGGTAATTATATTATAGCACAAGCTAATACAAATATAGATAAAAACAATTTTTTTATTGATGATTTAGTAACTTGCAGACATAAAGGAGAATCAAGTTTATTTAATTGTAATCAAGTTGATTATATGGATGTGTCTACTCAACAAATTGTATCTGTTGGAGCATCTTTAATTCCTTTTCTTGAGCATGATGATGCAAATAGAGCTTTAATGGGAGCAAATATGCAACGCCAAGCAGTACCTACTCTAAAAACTGATAAACCTTTAGTAGGTACAGGAATGGAAAGAGCTGTAGCTGTAGATTCAGGAGTTACAATTGTAGCAAAAAGAAGTGGTATTGTTCAATATGTAGACGCTTCTCGAATTATAATCAAAGTTCATGAAAATGAAACATACTTGGGAGAAGCTGGTATAGATATTTATAATTTAACTAAATATACTCGTTCAAATCAAAATACTTGCATCAATCAAAAACCATGTGTTCAATTAAATGAAAAAATAAATAAAGGAGATGTATTAGCCGATGGACCATCTACTGATTTAGGCGAATTGGCATTAGGACAAAATATGCGAGTAGCTTTTATGCCTTGGAATGGATATAACTTTGAAGATTCTATATTAGTTTCAGAAAAAGTTGTACAAGAAGATCGATTTACTACAATCCATATTCAAGAACTATCCTGTATATCTAGAGATACTAAATTAGGACCTGAAGAAATTAGTTCAGACATACCTAATGTAGGAGAAGCGGCTCTATGTAAATTAGATGAATCAGGAATTGTATATATTGGAGCTGAAATAAAAGGAGGAGATATTTTAGTAGGAAAAGTAACGCCTAAAGGAGAAACACAATTAACACCAGAAGAAAAATTATTACGTGCTATTTTTGGTGAAAAAGCATCTGATGTAAAAGATTCATCATTAAGAGTTCCTAATGGAGTATCTGGAACTGTAATTGATGTTCAAATTTTTACACGAGATGGTGTAAAAAAAGATAAAAGAGCTTTAGAAATTGAAGATATGCAACTTAAAAAAGCAAGAAAAGATCTTACAGAAGAATTTAAAATATTTCAATTAAGCTTATTTCTCAAAATTAAAAAAACTCTTTTATCTTTCAATATTGAAATAGAACATTTAAATCAATTACCTTTTGAAAAATGGCTTTCAATTAATGTGCAAAAAGAAGATCAAAAACAAAAAATAGAAGAATTTGTACAACAACATAATGAATTAAAAAAAGAATTCGAAAAAAAAATAGAAATAAAACGTCGAAAAATCACACAAGGTGATGATCTTGCACCAGGAGTATTAAAAATAGTAAAAGTATATCTAGCAGTAAAACGTCAAATACAACCAGGCGATAAAATGGCTGGAAGACATGGAAATAAAGGAGTAATTTCTAAAATTAATCCTATTGAAGATATGCCGTATGATGAAAATGGAATACCAGTAGACATTGTTTTAAATCCTTTAGGCGTACCATCACGTATGAATATTGGACAAATCTTAGAAACACATTTAGGAATGGCTGCAAAAGGAATTGGAGATCAAATTAATAACATGCTAAAAAAACAAGAAAAAATATCTCACTTAAGAAAATTTATTCAAAAAACTTTTGATTTAGGAGAAAACTTAAGACAAAAAGTAAATTTAGAAGAATTTTCAAATGAAGAAGTATTGCATTTAGCACAAAATTTAAGAAAAGGTGTGCCTATTGCAACACCAGTATTTGATGGTGCAAAAGAAAATGAAATAAAACAAATGTTGAAATTTGCAAATTTACCTATATCTGGACAAATTTTTCTTTTTGATGGAAGAACAGGAGAAAGGTTTGAAAGACCAGTTACTGTTGGTTATATGTATATGTTAAAATTAAATCATCTAGTAGATGACAAAATGCATGCTCGTTCAACTGGTTCTTATAGTCTTGTAACTCAACAACCATTAGGAGGGAAAGCGCAGTTTGGCGGACAAAGATTTGGTGAAATGGAAGTTTGGGCATTGGAAGCGTATGGAGCTTCTTATACATTACAAGAAATGTTAACTGTGAAATCTGACGATGTCAACGGAAGAACTAAAATGTATAAAAATATTGTAGATGGTAATCATCAAATGGAACCTGGAATGCCAGAGTCATTTAATGTGTTATTAAAAGAAATTCGTTCACTAGGAATTAATATTGAATTAGAAAACGAATAA
- the rplL gene encoding 50S ribosomal protein L7/L12 produces MSITKEQILEAVSEMSIMNVVELISAMEKKFGVSANMSMQSNNNNEKKAAEEKTEFDLFLKVIGPNKVSVIKSVRSATGLGLKEAKDLVESAPTVIKENMNKKDAESLKKTLEDVGAEIEIK; encoded by the coding sequence ATGTCTATTACTAAAGAACAAATTTTAGAAGCTGTATCAGAAATGTCTATTATGAATGTTGTAGAACTTATTTCAGCAATGGAGAAAAAATTTGGAGTTTCTGCAAATATGTCTATGCAGTCCAATAACAACAATGAAAAAAAAGCTGCTGAAGAAAAAACAGAGTTTGATCTTTTTTTAAAAGTTATTGGTCCAAATAAAGTTTCAGTTATTAAGAGTGTTCGTAGTGCAACTGGTTTAGGACTAAAAGAAGCTAAAGATTTAGTAGAGTCTGCACCAACTGTTATAAAAGAAAACATGAATAAAAAAGATGCAGAATCACTTAAAAAAACTTTAGAAGATGTTGGTGCTGAAATCGAAATTAAGTAA
- the nusG gene encoding transcription termination/antitermination protein NusG, with amino-acid sequence MHESSKKKWYVLQAFSGFESRVAQSIREHVKLNKMQNFFGEVMVPSEEVVEIRGGQRRKSEYKFFPGYVLIQMIMTDATWHLIRNIPRVLGFIGGKSDKPSPISNKEVETIVNRLRQIGDKPRPKTLFEPGEMIRVNDGPFADFNGVVEEVDYEKSRLKVSVSIFGRSTPVELDFRQVEKN; translated from the coding sequence ATGCACGAAAGCTCAAAAAAAAAATGGTATGTATTACAAGCTTTTTCTGGTTTTGAAAGTCGTGTTGCTCAATCAATACGAGAACATGTTAAATTAAATAAAATGCAAAATTTTTTTGGGGAAGTAATGGTTCCATCTGAAGAAGTAGTAGAAATTAGAGGAGGACAACGTAGAAAAAGTGAATATAAATTTTTTCCAGGATATGTTTTAATTCAAATGATTATGACAGATGCAACATGGCATTTAATTAGAAATATTCCTAGAGTATTAGGTTTTATTGGAGGCAAATCAGATAAGCCATCACCAATCAGTAATAAAGAAGTAGAAACTATTGTTAATAGACTGCGTCAAATTGGTGATAAACCAAGACCGAAAACTTTATTTGAACCAGGAGAAATGATTCGAGTTAACGATGGTCCTTTTGCTGATTTTAACGGAGTGGTAGAAGAAGTAGATTATGAAAAAAGTAGATTAAAAGTATCTGTCTCTATTTTTGGAAGATCTACTCCTGTAGAGTTAGATTTTAGACAAGTTGAAAAAAATTAA